One Camelina sativa cultivar DH55 chromosome 3, Cs, whole genome shotgun sequence genomic window carries:
- the LOC109132306 gene encoding GDSL esterase/lipase 5 — translation MSQHVDIVIGNLTTFIHDIYKIGGRKFGFLNVPDLGCFPALRILQPKSDYCLRDASRLANMHNKALSNLLFKMQRQVKGFKFSLFDMNKSLRLRMQHPSNFGFKEGEEACCGTGKLRGVFSCGGKRIVKEYKLCGNPKDYIFWDSLHLTQNTYNQFANLIWNGGHMSDSLVVGPYNINKLFQIP, via the exons ATGTCTCAACATGTTGACATTGTCATTGGTAATCTGACTACATTCATTCAT GATATATACAAGATTGGAGGACGTAAATTTGGGTTCTTGAATGTGCCGGACTTGGGTTGTTTTCCGGCTTTACGGATACTACAACCAAAGAGTGATTATTGCTTAAGAGATGCTTCAAGATTAGCAAACATGCATAACAAAGCTCTGAGTAATCTCCTGTTTAAGATGCAAAGACAAGTGAAGGGCTTCAAGTTCTCCCTCTTTGACATGAACAAAAGCCTTCGACTCAGAATGCAACACCCTTCTAACTTTG GGTTTAAAGAAGGGGAAGAAGCATGTTGTGGAACTGGGAAGTTGAGAGGAGTATTCAGCTGTGGAGGCAAGAGAATTGTGAAAGAATATAAACTGTGTGGAAACCCTAAAGATTATATCTTTTGGGATTCACTTCACCTCACACAAAATACTTATAACCAGTTTGCAAATTTAATTTGGAACGGTGGGCACATGTCAGATTCTCTAGTGGTTGGCCCATACAATATCAATAAGTTATTTCAGATTCCTTGA
- the LOC109130950 gene encoding uncharacterized protein LOC109130950 — MSQPPGFVDADRPDYVCRLKKAIYGLKQASRAWYMELKNYLLVMGFVNSVVDTSLFILRRGSSIVYMLVYVDDILVTGNDKPLLRQTLDSLATRFSVKDHEDLSYFLGIEACRDETGLHLTQKKYISDLLTKTNMLLSKPVNKPMATTPKLSLHTGTKLSDPAEFRSVVGSLQYLAFTRPDISYSVNRLSQYMHNPIDEHWKAVKRVLRYLNGTSSHGITLRRQTSTNLHAYSDADWGGDSDDLVSTNAYVVYLGYNPISWYSKKQRGVS; from the coding sequence ATGTCTCAACCACCGGGGTTCGTTGATGCGGATCGCCCAGATTATGTGTGTCGCCTGAAGAAAGCAATCTACGGTCTTAAACAAGCATCGAGGGCTTGGTACATGGAGTTAAAGAATTATTTGCTTGTTATGGGGTTTGTAAATTCGGTGGTTGATACATCTCTTTTCATTCTTCGTCGTGGCAGTTCTATTGTGTACATGCtagtgtatgttgatgacatccTAGTCACTGGAAATGACAAACCTTTACTTCGTCAAACACTCGACAGCTTGGCCACAAGATTTTCAGTTAAAGATCATGAAGACTTATCCTACTTTTTGGGTATTGAAGCATGTCGTGATGAAACGGGGTTACATTTGACACAAAAGAAGTACATTTCGGATCTTCTGACTAAAACAAACATGTTGTTGTCGAAACCTGTCAACAAACCGATGGCAACTACACCGAAGTTATCTCTTCACACGGGTACTAAGCTCTCTGATCCCGCTGAGTTTCGTAGTGTTGTCGGTAGTCTTCAGTATTTAGCTTTTACTCGTCCTGATATTTCCTACTCAGTCAATCGGTTGTCCCAGTATATGCATAATCCTATCGATGAGCATTGGAAAGCGGTAAAAAGGGTCTTGCGCTACTTAAATGGTACTTCCTCCCATGGTATCACACTGCGACGTCAAACTTCAACCAATTTACATGCCTATTCAGATGCAGACTGGGGTGGTGACTCTGATGATCTTGTGTCTACAAACGCTTATGTTGTCTATTTGGGATATAATCCCATCTCTTGGTATTCAAAGAAACAACGTGGTGTTTCATGA
- the LOC109130952 gene encoding uncharacterized protein LOC109130952, translated as MTNVTKLSPLNYLMWKLQVHALVDGYGLAGYLDGSGQIPSATVTTEGVVSENPDYVNWKRQDKLIYSALLGSISLAVQPILSRTTTSCEIWSTLAGTYGKPSRGHVQQIRDQLKAWTKGNRTIDEYLQGLTTRFDILANLGKPMDHDEQIELILEGLPEEYRPIIDQVEGRDTSPTIAYVHERLLNREAKLLSKFVVTLLPVTANVATHRNNTNNNNNNRGGHYNKSRFSNTRSQTSFSQQSNHRSDNRPFRPYLDSGATHHITSDLCNLSLHQPYSGDDTVIIGDGSGEGSTHGGPIAPRQD; from the exons ATGACCAATGTCACCAAACTCTCTCCACTTAATTATCTCATGTGGAAGCTTCAGGTTCACGCTCTGGTGGATGGGTATGGTCTTGCCGGTTACCTTGATGGTTCTGGTCAGATCCCTTCCGCCACTGTTACCACCGAAGGTGTCGTTTCTGAAAATCCAGACTATGTCAACTGGAAACGTCAGGATAAACTGATTTATAGTGCTCTCTTGGGCTCTATATCTCTTGCAGTGCAACCAATCCTCTCTCGCACCACCACCTCCTGCGAGATTTGGAGCACTCTTGCCGGCACATACGGCAAACCCAGTCGTGGCCATGTTCAACAGATCCGAGATCAGTTGAAGGCATGGACCAAAGGTAATCGTACTATTGACGAGTACCTTCAGGGGCTTACTACACGGTTCGATATTTTGGCTAATCTTGGCAAACCAATGGACCATGATGAACAAATTGAGCTGATTCTTGAGGGTCTTCCTGAAGAATATCGTCCCATTATTGATCAAGTTGAGGGAAGAGATACTTCTCCCACCATCGCTTATGTTCATGAGAGGCTATTGAATCGGGAGGCGAAGCTTCTATCAAAGTTTGTTGTCACTTTGCTCCCCGTCACCGCAAACGTGGCTACTCATCGCAAcaataccaacaacaacaacaacaatcgtGGCGGTCACTACAACAAATCTCGCTTCAGCAACACCAGATCACAGACTTCCTTTTCTCAACAATCTAATCATCGGTCTGACAACCGTCCGTTTCGTCCTTACCTCG ACAGTGGTGCTACGCATCATATCACTTCCGATTTGTGTAACCTGTCTCTACATCAGCCCTACTCCGGTGATGATACCGTTATCATTGGTGATGGCTCAG gtgaaggatctacTCACGGGGGGCCTATTGCTCCAAGGCAGGACTAA